A DNA window from Paraclostridium bifermentans contains the following coding sequences:
- a CDS encoding ferredoxin, which yields MKAFVDRDGCIGCQACAGTCPEVFSMDDDNISVPIKEDIPEEVLDSAKDARDGCPVSVISIK from the coding sequence ATGAAAGCATTTGTAGATAGAGATGGTTGTATAGGATGTCAAGCGTGTGCAGGAACTTGCCCAGAGGTATTTAGTATGGATGACGATAATATATCAGTACCTATAAAAGAAGATATACCTGAAGAAGTATTAGATTCAGCAAAGGATGCTAGAGATGGTTGTCCTGTTTCTGTTATAAGCATAAAATAA
- the hcp gene encoding hydroxylamine reductase, whose translation MENKMFCFQCQETAGCTGCTKFGVCGKSPDLARMQDLLIYTTKGLSEVTTRLRKEGKKVSNNVNHLITINLFTTITNANFDDEVFYARVKETLKTKEDLLSQLSNKSNLSEAALWNANSNEEMDVKVSILSKIKDAILGSGKELTNDDINKLLDEKSTEVGVLATKDEDIRSLRELIIYGLKGLSAYMKHANALGYDDEKINAFMQATLAKTLDDSLSVDELIGLTLETGKVGVDGMALLDSANTGTYGHPEITKVDIGVRNNPGILISGHDLKDLELLLKQTEGTGVDVYTHSEMLPAHYYPAFKKYSHFAGNYGNAWWKQKEEFESFNGPILMTTNCIVPPKDSYKDRIYTTGAAGFAGVKHIKGNSEDDKDFSEIIEQAKNCQPPTEIERGEIVGGFAHNQVFALADAVVDAVKSGAIKKFFVMAGCDGRAKSRNYYTEFAEALPKDTVILTAGCAKYKYNKLNLGDINGIPRVLDAGQCNDSYSLALIALKLKEVFELQDINELPIAFNIAWYEQKAVIVLLSLLYLGVKNIHLGPTLPAFLSPNVAKVLVENFGIGGITNVEDDLKMFLG comes from the coding sequence ATGGAAAATAAAATGTTTTGTTTTCAATGTCAAGAAACAGCTGGGTGTACAGGATGTACAAAATTTGGAGTCTGTGGAAAATCACCAGATTTAGCTAGAATGCAAGATCTTTTAATATATACAACGAAGGGATTATCAGAGGTTACAACGAGACTTAGAAAAGAAGGTAAAAAAGTAAGTAACAATGTAAACCATTTAATAACTATAAATTTATTTACTACTATAACAAATGCTAACTTCGATGATGAAGTATTTTATGCAAGAGTAAAAGAAACATTAAAAACAAAAGAAGATTTATTATCGCAATTAAGTAATAAGTCTAATTTATCAGAAGCTGCATTATGGAATGCAAACTCGAATGAAGAAATGGATGTTAAGGTAAGTATATTAAGTAAAATTAAAGATGCAATATTAGGAAGTGGAAAAGAGTTAACAAATGATGATATAAATAAATTATTAGATGAAAAGTCAACTGAAGTTGGAGTTTTAGCAACTAAAGATGAAGATATAAGAAGTTTAAGAGAATTAATAATATATGGATTAAAAGGATTATCAGCATATATGAAGCATGCTAATGCATTAGGATATGATGATGAAAAAATAAATGCTTTTATGCAAGCAACTTTAGCTAAAACTTTAGATGATAGCTTAAGTGTAGATGAGTTAATAGGATTAACTTTAGAAACTGGTAAAGTTGGAGTAGACGGAATGGCTTTACTTGATAGCGCAAATACAGGAACTTATGGACACCCAGAAATAACTAAGGTTGATATAGGAGTTAGAAATAACCCAGGAATACTTATATCAGGACATGATTTAAAAGATTTAGAATTATTATTAAAACAAACAGAAGGAACTGGAGTAGATGTATATACTCACTCAGAAATGCTTCCAGCACACTACTATCCAGCATTTAAAAAATATTCTCACTTTGCAGGAAATTACGGAAATGCTTGGTGGAAACAAAAAGAAGAGTTTGAAAGTTTTAACGGACCAATATTAATGACTACAAACTGTATAGTACCACCAAAAGATAGTTATAAAGATAGAATATACACTACAGGAGCTGCGGGATTTGCAGGAGTTAAGCATATAAAAGGTAATAGTGAAGATGATAAAGATTTCTCAGAAATAATAGAACAAGCTAAAAACTGTCAACCTCCTACAGAAATAGAAAGAGGAGAAATAGTTGGAGGATTCGCACATAACCAAGTATTTGCATTAGCAGATGCAGTAGTAGATGCAGTTAAAAGCGGAGCAATAAAGAAATTCTTCGTTATGGCAGGATGTGACGGAAGAGCTAAATCAAGAAATTACTATACAGAATTTGCAGAGGCACTACCAAAAGATACAGTAATTTTAACTGCAGGATGTGCAAAATATAAGTATAATAAGTTAAACTTAGGAGATATAAATGGAATACCTAGAGTATTAGATGCAGGACAATGTAATGACTCATACTCACTAGCACTTATTGCATTAAAACTTAAAGAAGTATTTGAATTACAAGATATAAATGAATTACCAATAGCGTTTAATATAGCATGGTATGAACAAAAGGCAGTAATAGTATTATTATCACTATTATACCTAGGGGTGAAAAATATACATTTAGGACCAACATTACCAGCGTTCTTATCACCAAATGTAGCTAAAGTATTAGTTGAAAACTTTGGAATAGGTGGAATAACAAACGTTGAAGATGATTTAAAAATGTTCTTAGGATAA
- the hcp gene encoding hydroxylamine reductase, translating to MENNMAMEYPMFCYQCEQTAGGKGCTKVGVCSKTPEIAALQDLLIYQIKGISCYAKELIDKGEKIDKEIVSFVENSLFTTLTNVNFDGDVHEKMLRQSQEIKQSLRSRVSSCSNCCEQAEYNLSDTRDQMLKDAKRAGIMYDQNLDPDIRSLRQTIIYGLKGISAYGHQARELGYFNDQVDEFYFRALAATTDDKLSVNDLITWTLRTGDMSVAVMQKLDEANTTIYKNPSPHKVNVHIKKGPFIIVSGHDLKDLEMILKQTEGKGINIYTHGEMIPCHGYPELNKYSHLAGNFGGAWQDQQKEFDNIPGCILMTTNCLMKPRDSYKDRIFTTSVVGWDGVKYIGKNADGEKDFSEIINKALELGGFKEDQEPHEILVGFGHNATLSNAPAIIDAVKSGKLRHFFLIGGCDGARPGRNYYTEFAQKVPKDCIILTLACGKYRFNKLDFGEVAGLPRLLDVGQCNDAYSAVRIALALADAFDTDVNSLPLSIILSWYEQKAVADLLALLSLGIKGIYLGPSIPAFLSPNVLQYLVDTFNLQTISTPDKDLASCLEVPSK from the coding sequence ATGGAAAACAATATGGCTATGGAATACCCAATGTTTTGCTATCAATGTGAGCAGACTGCTGGTGGTAAGGGATGTACTAAGGTAGGAGTTTGCAGTAAAACACCAGAAATTGCAGCTCTTCAAGACTTGTTAATATATCAAATTAAAGGAATAAGTTGTTACGCAAAAGAGTTAATAGATAAAGGTGAAAAGATAGATAAGGAAATTGTAAGCTTTGTTGAAAACTCTTTATTTACCACTCTTACTAATGTAAACTTTGATGGAGATGTTCATGAAAAAATGCTTAGACAATCACAAGAAATAAAGCAAAGTCTAAGAAGTAGAGTTTCAAGTTGTTCTAATTGCTGTGAACAAGCTGAATATAACCTAAGTGATACTAGGGACCAAATGTTAAAAGATGCTAAGCGTGCAGGAATAATGTATGATCAAAATTTAGATCCAGATATAAGAAGTTTAAGACAAACAATAATATATGGTTTAAAAGGAATATCTGCATATGGACATCAAGCTAGAGAATTAGGTTATTTTAACGACCAAGTTGATGAATTTTATTTTAGAGCATTAGCTGCGACAACAGATGATAAATTATCTGTTAATGACTTAATAACATGGACTCTAAGAACTGGTGACATGAGCGTTGCAGTTATGCAAAAACTAGATGAGGCAAACACAACTATATATAAAAATCCTTCTCCTCATAAAGTAAATGTTCACATTAAAAAAGGTCCATTTATTATAGTTTCAGGACATGATTTAAAAGACTTAGAAATGATTTTAAAACAAACTGAAGGAAAAGGAATAAATATTTATACTCATGGAGAAATGATACCATGCCATGGTTATCCAGAGCTTAACAAATACTCTCATTTAGCAGGAAACTTTGGTGGAGCTTGGCAAGATCAGCAAAAAGAGTTTGATAACATACCAGGTTGTATTTTGATGACTACAAACTGTCTTATGAAGCCTAGAGATTCATACAAGGATAGAATATTTACTACTAGTGTAGTTGGATGGGATGGAGTAAAATACATAGGCAAAAATGCTGATGGAGAAAAAGATTTTAGTGAGATTATAAATAAGGCATTAGAATTAGGTGGATTTAAAGAAGATCAAGAACCACATGAGATTTTAGTTGGATTTGGACATAATGCTACTTTAAGTAATGCTCCAGCTATAATTGATGCTGTAAAATCTGGTAAATTAAGACATTTCTTCCTAATTGGAGGATGCGATGGAGCAAGACCTGGAAGAAATTATTATACAGAGTTTGCTCAAAAAGTACCTAAAGACTGCATAATACTTACTCTAGCTTGTGGTAAGTATAGATTTAATAAATTAGACTTTGGAGAAGTTGCTGGCTTGCCAAGGCTTTTAGATGTAGGTCAATGTAATGACGCTTACTCAGCTGTAAGAATTGCATTAGCATTGGCTGATGCTTTTGATACTGATGTAAATAGCTTACCGCTATCTATAATTTTATCTTGGTATGAACAAAAAGCAGTAGCAGATTTATTAGCTCTATTGTCTCTAGGAATAAAAGGAATATACTTAGGGCCATCAATACCAGCATTTTTAAGCCCTAACGTACTTCAATATTTGGTAGACACATTTAATTTACAAACTATAAGCACTCCAGATAAAGATTTAGCATCTTGTTTAGAAGTGCCATCTAAATAG
- a CDS encoding DUF1858 domain-containing protein, which translates to MITKDTIIADIIKAKPNAAQILMNYGMGCIGCPSAQMEKLEQACEIHGLDLEKILKELNES; encoded by the coding sequence ATGATAACTAAAGATACCATAATAGCAGATATAATAAAAGCTAAACCTAATGCAGCACAAATACTTATGAATTATGGAATGGGATGTATAGGATGCCCTTCAGCTCAAATGGAAAAGTTAGAACAAGCATGTGAAATACATGGATTAGATTTAGAAAAAATATTAAAAGAATTAAATGAATCATAA